The following are from one region of the Shinella sp. PSBB067 genome:
- the ftsW gene encoding putative lipid II flippase FtsW, which produces MVSRAERGALADWFWTIDRFFLAAFILLMGLGFMLSFAASPAVAERIGLDSFHFVRRHAFFLVPAIAIMLGISFMSPRQVRRAAMILLIVSLAAMVLALFFGVEVKGSRRWISIGSLSIQPSEFMKPAFVVICAWLFAEHARQPEIPGNLFAIILFGIVAALLVAQPDLGQTILTAAVWGGMFFMAGMPWLWIIVLGGAAVGGLLTAYTFLPHVAGRIDKFMTGEGDTFQMDTAREAIIRGDWFGQGPGEGIVKRIIPDSHTDFIFSVAAEEFGIVFCMVIVLIFAFVVLRGLNHAFKERNDFTRFAVAGLVLQIGIQSMINIGVNLELLPAKGMTLPLISYGGSSMIAICVTAGFILALTRHRPEKRASERSLFRGGIVAAAE; this is translated from the coding sequence ATGGTTAGTCGAGCCGAACGTGGTGCATTGGCGGACTGGTTCTGGACGATAGACCGGTTCTTCCTGGCGGCCTTCATCCTCCTGATGGGCCTCGGTTTCATGCTGTCCTTCGCGGCAAGCCCCGCGGTGGCCGAGCGCATCGGCCTCGACAGCTTCCACTTCGTGCGGCGGCACGCCTTCTTCCTCGTGCCGGCCATCGCCATCATGCTCGGCATCTCCTTCATGTCGCCCCGGCAGGTGCGCCGGGCGGCGATGATCCTGCTGATCGTCTCGCTAGCGGCCATGGTGCTGGCGCTGTTCTTCGGCGTCGAGGTCAAGGGCTCGCGGCGCTGGATCTCCATCGGCAGCCTTTCCATCCAGCCGTCTGAGTTCATGAAGCCGGCCTTCGTGGTGATCTGCGCCTGGCTCTTCGCCGAACATGCCCGCCAGCCGGAAATCCCCGGCAACCTCTTCGCCATCATCCTCTTCGGCATCGTCGCGGCGCTGCTCGTCGCCCAGCCGGACCTTGGCCAGACGATCCTGACCGCCGCCGTCTGGGGCGGGATGTTCTTCATGGCCGGCATGCCGTGGCTGTGGATCATCGTGCTCGGCGGCGCGGCGGTCGGCGGACTGCTGACGGCCTATACGTTCCTGCCGCACGTCGCGGGCCGTATCGACAAGTTCATGACCGGCGAGGGCGACACGTTCCAGATGGACACGGCGCGGGAAGCCATCATCCGCGGCGACTGGTTCGGCCAGGGGCCGGGCGAGGGGATCGTCAAGCGCATCATCCCGGACAGCCATACCGACTTCATCTTCTCGGTCGCCGCCGAGGAGTTCGGCATCGTCTTCTGCATGGTCATCGTGCTGATCTTCGCCTTCGTGGTGCTGCGCGGCCTCAATCATGCCTTCAAGGAGCGCAACGATTTCACGCGCTTTGCCGTTGCCGGCCTCGTGCTGCAGATCGGCATCCAGTCGATGATCAATATCGGCGTGAATCTCGAATTGCTGCCGGCCAAGGGCATGACGCTGCCGCTGATCTCCTATGGCGGCTCGTCGATGATCGCGATCTGCGTGACGGCCGGCTTCATCCTGGCGCTCACCCGTCACCGGCCGGAAAAGCGCGCCTCCGAGCGCAGCCTCTTCCGTGGCGGCATCGTGGCGGCCGCCGAGTAA
- a CDS encoding cell division protein FtsQ/DivIB — MRALSVKKMRGRPAGPYEPEAGRVLPRPLRRLVRFLVSLAAGRIHIPRHAGSVATALFFGATGLYGMSLGGHSQDFAQVSTTAIGFAIEDVKVSGNRETSEIDILERLGLDGTTSLVALDVKEARAKLTELPWVQDVSVRKVYPGTIEIALKEREAFAIWQHGNDLSLIEKSGSVIAPLRDNKFSTLPLFVGRDAETAAAGFADEFDNWPEIKARVKAYIRVAGRRWDLRLDNGIVVKLPEHNVPRAMDMLATLEAQEGLLERDIAAVDLRLEDRTTVRLTEGALERRNAAVEQRAKDLKKAAKRT; from the coding sequence GTGCGTGCGTTGAGCGTCAAGAAGATGAGGGGGCGTCCCGCCGGGCCTTACGAGCCGGAAGCCGGCCGCGTGCTGCCGCGTCCGCTGCGCCGGCTGGTGCGTTTCCTCGTGAGCCTTGCCGCCGGCCGCATCCATATCCCGCGCCATGCCGGCAGCGTCGCGACGGCGCTGTTCTTCGGCGCGACGGGCCTTTACGGCATGTCGCTCGGCGGCCATTCGCAGGATTTCGCCCAGGTTTCCACGACCGCCATCGGCTTTGCCATCGAGGACGTGAAGGTTTCCGGCAACCGGGAGACCTCGGAGATCGACATTCTGGAGCGCCTCGGCCTCGACGGCACGACCTCGCTGGTCGCGCTCGACGTCAAGGAAGCGCGCGCAAAACTCACCGAGCTGCCCTGGGTGCAGGACGTTTCCGTCCGCAAGGTCTATCCGGGCACGATCGAGATCGCGCTCAAGGAGCGCGAGGCCTTCGCGATCTGGCAGCACGGCAACGACCTGTCGCTGATCGAAAAGAGCGGCAGCGTGATCGCGCCGCTGCGCGACAACAAGTTCTCCACGCTGCCGCTCTTCGTCGGGCGCGATGCGGAAACCGCCGCCGCCGGCTTTGCCGACGAGTTCGACAACTGGCCGGAGATCAAGGCGCGGGTGAAGGCCTATATCCGGGTCGCCGGCCGCCGCTGGGACCTGCGCCTCGACAACGGCATCGTCGTGAAGCTGCCGGAGCACAACGTTCCGCGCGCCATGGACATGCTGGCGACGCTGGAGGCGCAGGAGGGGCTGCTGGAACGGGATATCGCCGCGGTCGACCTGCGGCTTGAGGACCGCACCACGGTGCGGCTCACGGAAGGGGCGCTGGAACGTCGCAACGCGGCGGTCGAGCAGAGGGCAAAGGACCTGAAGAAGGCAGCGAAGCGCACATGA
- the murG gene encoding undecaprenyldiphospho-muramoylpentapeptide beta-N-acetylglucosaminyltransferase — translation MDKGIVLLAAGGTGGHLFPAEALAHELKAGGWSVHLVTDSRAERFAGRFPADEIHVVPSATIGSKNPVSVVRSLLTLWKGIRAARRLMARLRPKVVVGFGGYPTLPPLLAATGMGIPSMIHEQNAVMGRANKALAARVKAIAGGFLPETGGPYADKTVTTGNPVRPAVLDAAADPYEASADGEFRLVVFGGSQGAQFFSKAIPSAIAALEPQDRARLRITQQARPEDRDEVVRSYADLGIPADVSPFFTDMAARIGHAHLVISRSGASTVSELSVIGRPSILVPYPHALDHDQAANAAALAAAGGAKVIAQSELSTERLAGIVSRAMRDPSGMAAMAANARKAGKPDAARLLASMVEAIAGGRTIAQFKGERP, via the coding sequence ATGGACAAGGGCATCGTTCTCCTCGCCGCCGGGGGCACCGGCGGCCATCTCTTTCCGGCAGAGGCGCTGGCGCACGAGCTGAAGGCCGGCGGCTGGTCGGTCCACCTCGTCACCGACAGCAGGGCCGAGCGCTTCGCCGGCAGGTTCCCGGCGGACGAGATCCATGTCGTGCCCTCCGCCACCATCGGCTCGAAGAACCCGGTCAGCGTCGTCCGCTCGCTTCTGACCCTCTGGAAAGGCATTCGCGCCGCGCGCAGGCTGATGGCGCGGCTGCGGCCGAAGGTCGTCGTCGGCTTCGGCGGCTATCCCACCCTGCCGCCGCTGCTTGCCGCCACGGGCATGGGCATTCCCTCGATGATCCACGAGCAGAACGCCGTGATGGGCCGCGCCAACAAGGCGCTCGCCGCGCGCGTCAAGGCTATCGCAGGCGGCTTCCTGCCGGAGACCGGCGGTCCCTATGCCGACAAGACCGTGACGACGGGCAACCCGGTGCGTCCCGCCGTCCTGGACGCTGCCGCAGACCCCTACGAAGCCTCGGCGGACGGCGAATTCCGCCTCGTCGTCTTCGGCGGCAGCCAGGGCGCGCAGTTCTTCTCCAAGGCCATTCCCTCGGCGATCGCCGCGCTGGAGCCGCAGGACCGGGCGCGGCTGAGGATCACCCAGCAGGCGCGGCCGGAAGACCGCGACGAGGTGGTGCGCAGCTATGCCGATCTCGGCATTCCCGCCGATGTGTCGCCCTTCTTCACCGACATGGCCGCGCGCATCGGCCATGCCCATCTCGTCATCAGCCGCTCGGGCGCCTCGACGGTCTCCGAACTCTCCGTCATCGGCCGTCCGTCCATCCTCGTGCCGTATCCCCATGCGCTCGATCACGACCAGGCGGCCAATGCCGCGGCGCTTGCCGCGGCCGGCGGGGCGAAGGTGATCGCCCAGTCCGAACTTTCCACCGAGCGCCTTGCCGGCATCGTTTCCAGGGCCATGCGCGATCCCTCGGGCATGGCCGCCATGGCCGCGAATGCCAGAAAGGCGGGCAAACCGGACGCCGCGCGCTTGCTAGCCTCGATGGTTGAGGCTATTGCGGGCGGCAGGACGATCGCGCAATTCAAGGGAGAACGGCCATGA
- the aqpZ gene encoding aquaporin Z produces MFKRLSAELLGTFWLVFGGCGSAVLAAAFPVLGIGFVGVAFAFGLTVLTMAYAVGGISGGHFNPAVSVGLTVAGKFPASSLVPYIVAQVVGAVAAAAVLYLIASGKAGFEAGGFASNGYGELSPGGYSLTAALFAEVVLTAFFLIIILGSTHGRAPAGFAPIAIGLGLTLIHLVSIPVTNTSVNPARSTGVALFAETAALPQLWLFWIAPILGAVIGGIVWKVVGEND; encoded by the coding sequence ATGTTCAAGAGACTTTCTGCCGAATTGCTCGGCACATTCTGGCTCGTCTTCGGCGGCTGCGGCAGTGCCGTGCTTGCAGCCGCATTTCCCGTCCTCGGCATCGGCTTCGTCGGTGTCGCCTTCGCCTTCGGCCTCACGGTGCTGACGATGGCCTATGCTGTCGGGGGCATTTCCGGTGGCCATTTCAACCCGGCCGTCTCCGTCGGGCTGACGGTTGCCGGCAAGTTCCCGGCTTCCAGCCTTGTCCCGTATATCGTGGCGCAGGTCGTCGGTGCGGTTGCCGCCGCCGCGGTGCTCTATCTCATCGCCTCCGGCAAGGCCGGCTTCGAGGCGGGCGGCTTTGCCTCGAACGGCTATGGCGAGCTTTCGCCCGGCGGCTATTCGCTGACGGCGGCGCTCTTTGCCGAGGTGGTGCTGACGGCGTTCTTCCTCATCATCATCCTCGGCTCGACGCATGGGCGTGCGCCGGCGGGCTTCGCGCCGATCGCCATCGGCCTCGGCCTGACGCTCATCCACCTCGTCTCGATCCCGGTGACGAACACGTCGGTGAACCCGGCCCGCTCGACGGGGGTGGCGTTGTTTGCCGAGACGGCCGCGCTGCCGCAACTCTGGCTGTTCTGGATCGCGCCGATCCTCGGCGCCGTCATCGGCGGGATCGTCTGGAAGGTCGTCGGCGAAAACGACTGA
- the murD gene encoding UDP-N-acetylmuramoyl-L-alanine--D-glutamate ligase, with translation MIPVTTFKGKSVALFGLGGSGLATALALAAGGADVTAWDDNPASVENAAAAGIRTADLRTLDWKGIAALVLSPGVPLTHPKPHWSADLARAAGAEIVGDVELFVRERRAHAPDCPFIAITGTNGKSTTTALIAHILRASRRDTQLGGNIGTAVLTLDPPKAGRFYVVECSSYQIDLAPTLNPSAGILLNLTPDHLDRHGTMQHYAEVKERLVAGSRTAIVGTDDTFCEMIADRIERAGTKVVRISRRNVLADGIYAEGPRLIRAEGGATRAIADLSAIQTLRGSHNAQNAAAAIAACLAVGVSEAEIRAGLASFPGLKHRMQPVGRKGDALFVNDSKATNAEAAAPALSSFERIYWIAGGVPKEGGISTLGGFFPKIAKAYLIGEAAPAFAATLGEAVPFEIAGTLERAVADAAADAEKDGNGPVAVLLSPACASFDQYKNFEVRGDAFVKHVAALPGVSMLVEV, from the coding sequence ATGATCCCCGTCACCACCTTCAAGGGAAAGTCGGTCGCGCTCTTCGGGCTCGGCGGCTCGGGCCTTGCGACGGCGCTGGCGCTGGCCGCCGGCGGCGCCGACGTGACCGCATGGGACGACAATCCGGCAAGCGTCGAGAACGCCGCCGCCGCCGGCATCCGCACCGCGGACCTGCGCACGCTCGACTGGAAGGGCATCGCCGCGCTGGTGCTGTCGCCCGGCGTGCCGCTCACCCATCCCAAGCCGCACTGGAGTGCCGACCTTGCGCGCGCCGCAGGCGCCGAGATCGTCGGCGACGTCGAGCTCTTCGTGCGCGAGCGCCGGGCCCATGCGCCCGATTGCCCCTTCATCGCCATCACCGGCACCAACGGCAAGTCGACCACCACCGCGCTGATCGCCCATATCCTTCGGGCGAGCCGCCGCGACACGCAGCTCGGCGGCAATATCGGCACGGCCGTGCTGACGCTCGATCCGCCGAAGGCCGGCCGCTTCTACGTGGTCGAGTGCTCGTCCTACCAGATCGACCTCGCGCCGACGCTGAACCCCTCCGCCGGCATCCTGCTGAACCTGACGCCCGACCATCTCGACCGCCACGGCACGATGCAGCACTATGCCGAGGTCAAGGAACGGCTCGTCGCCGGCAGCCGCACCGCCATCGTCGGCACCGACGATACCTTCTGCGAGATGATCGCCGACCGTATCGAGCGCGCCGGTACGAAGGTCGTGCGCATCTCCAGGCGCAACGTGCTCGCCGACGGCATCTATGCCGAAGGCCCGCGGCTGATCCGGGCCGAAGGCGGCGCGACGCGCGCGATCGCCGATCTCTCGGCCATCCAGACGCTGCGCGGCAGCCATAATGCGCAGAACGCGGCGGCGGCCATTGCGGCCTGCCTTGCGGTCGGCGTCAGCGAAGCGGAGATCCGCGCCGGCCTTGCCTCGTTCCCCGGGCTGAAACACCGCATGCAGCCGGTCGGCCGCAAGGGCGACGCGCTCTTCGTCAACGATTCCAAGGCGACGAATGCCGAAGCGGCGGCGCCGGCGCTGTCGAGCTTCGAGCGCATCTACTGGATCGCCGGCGGGGTGCCGAAGGAGGGGGGTATCTCCACCCTAGGCGGCTTCTTCCCGAAGATCGCCAAGGCCTACCTCATCGGCGAGGCGGCGCCGGCCTTTGCCGCGACGCTCGGCGAGGCAGTGCCCTTCGAGATCGCGGGCACGCTGGAACGGGCGGTGGCCGATGCTGCGGCGGATGCCGAAAAGGATGGAAACGGCCCCGTCGCGGTCCTCCTGTCCCCGGCTTGCGCAAGCTTCGACCAGTATAAGAACTTCGAAGTCAGGGGCGACGCCTTCGTGAAACACGTCGCGGCGCTGCCTGGCGTGTCCATGCTGGTCGAGGTTTAG
- a CDS encoding D-alanine--D-alanine ligase: MSVKHVAVLMGGFSSERPVSLSSGNACADALEAEGYRITRVDVGHDVASVLSDLKPDVAFNALHGPFGEDGTIQGILEYLEIPYTHSGVLASALAMDKAQAKIVAKAAGIPVAEQRLMNRFDFTAAHPMKPPYVVKPVREGSSFGVVMVKEDQSHPPQIITSAEWRYGDSVMVERYVYGRELTCGVMGDVALGVTEVIPQGHAFYDYDSKYVKGGSQHVIPAQISPNIYQKVQTLALKAHQAIGCRGVSRSDFRYDDRFSENGELIWLEINTQPGMTPTSLVPEMAVHAGHSFGEFLKWMVEDASCVR; this comes from the coding sequence ATGAGCGTGAAGCATGTCGCGGTGCTGATGGGTGGTTTTTCGTCGGAACGGCCGGTGAGCCTTTCGTCGGGGAACGCTTGCGCCGATGCGCTCGAGGCCGAGGGCTACAGGATCACGCGCGTCGATGTCGGCCATGACGTTGCGAGCGTGCTCTCCGACCTGAAGCCGGATGTCGCCTTCAACGCGCTGCACGGACCCTTCGGCGAGGACGGCACCATCCAGGGCATCCTCGAATATCTGGAAATCCCCTATACCCATTCCGGCGTGCTCGCCTCCGCGCTCGCCATGGACAAGGCGCAGGCGAAGATCGTCGCCAAGGCCGCCGGCATTCCCGTTGCCGAGCAGCGCTTGATGAACCGATTCGACTTCACCGCCGCCCATCCGATGAAGCCCCCCTATGTGGTCAAGCCCGTGCGCGAAGGGTCCTCCTTCGGCGTGGTCATGGTCAAGGAAGACCAGTCGCATCCGCCGCAGATCATCACCTCCGCGGAATGGCGCTATGGCGACAGCGTCATGGTGGAGCGCTACGTCTACGGCCGGGAACTGACCTGCGGCGTCATGGGCGACGTGGCGCTCGGCGTCACCGAGGTCATTCCGCAAGGCCACGCCTTCTACGATTACGATTCAAAATATGTGAAAGGTGGCTCGCAGCACGTCATCCCGGCGCAGATTTCACCGAATATTTACCAAAAAGTACAAACACTCGCACTCAAGGCGCATCAAGCGATCGGGTGCCGTGGCGTCAGCCGTTCCGACTTCCGCTACGACGACCGTTTTTCCGAGAATGGCGAGCTCATCTGGCTGGAGATCAATACCCAGCCCGGCATGACCCCCACCTCCCTGGTGCCCGAAATGGCCGTTCATGCCGGCCATTCGTTTGGTGAGTTCTTGAAGTGGATGGTGGAGGACGCGTCGTGCGTGCGTTGA
- the murC gene encoding UDP-N-acetylmuramate--L-alanine ligase, with product MKMPQSIGLVHFIGIGGIGMSGIAEVLHNLGHRVQGSDQADSANVQRLRDKGIDVFVGHKAENLGEAEVVVVSTAIRKNNPELIAAREKLLPVVRRAEMLAELMRFRNAIAIGGTHGKTTTTSMVAALLDAGGLDPTVINGGIINAYGTNARMGEGEWMVVEADESDGTFLKLPADVAIVTNIDPEHLDHYGNFDAVRAAFRQFVENVPFYGFGVMCLDHPEVQSMVSRIEDRKVITYGENPQADVRFSNIRMDGATSVFDVEIRRRRTGQVISLKDLRLPMPGRHNVSNATAAIAVAQRLGIAPEAIARGLAGFGGVKRRFTFTGSWNGVNVYDDYGHHPVEIKAVLRAAREACSGRIIAVHQPHRYSRVASLFEEFAGCFNDADTVMIAPVYAAGEDPIEGVSSEEMVSRIKSAGHRDARFLASPEALASIVAGIAKPGDFVVLLGAGNITYWAQTLPKELTGISGEVA from the coding sequence ATGAAGATGCCGCAGAGCATAGGGCTCGTTCATTTCATCGGCATCGGTGGCATCGGCATGAGCGGCATCGCCGAGGTGCTGCACAATCTCGGCCACCGCGTGCAGGGCTCCGACCAGGCGGACAGCGCCAACGTGCAGCGCCTGCGCGACAAGGGCATCGACGTCTTCGTCGGCCACAAGGCGGAAAACCTCGGCGAGGCGGAAGTCGTCGTCGTCTCCACCGCCATCAGGAAGAACAATCCGGAACTGATCGCGGCGCGCGAGAAGCTGCTGCCGGTCGTGCGCCGGGCGGAAATGCTCGCCGAGCTGATGCGTTTCCGCAATGCCATCGCCATCGGCGGCACGCACGGCAAGACGACGACGACCTCGATGGTCGCCGCCCTGCTCGATGCCGGCGGGCTGGACCCGACGGTCATCAACGGCGGCATCATCAATGCCTATGGCACCAACGCCCGCATGGGCGAGGGCGAGTGGATGGTGGTGGAGGCCGACGAATCGGACGGCACCTTCCTCAAGCTGCCGGCGGATGTCGCCATCGTCACCAATATCGACCCGGAACATCTCGACCACTACGGCAATTTCGACGCCGTGCGCGCGGCCTTCCGCCAGTTCGTCGAGAACGTGCCGTTCTACGGCTTCGGCGTCATGTGCCTCGACCATCCCGAAGTGCAGTCGATGGTCAGCCGCATCGAGGACCGCAAGGTCATCACCTATGGCGAGAACCCGCAGGCGGACGTGCGCTTTTCCAATATCCGCATGGACGGCGCGACCTCCGTCTTCGACGTGGAGATCCGCCGCCGCCGCACGGGCCAGGTGATCTCGCTGAAGGATCTGCGCCTGCCCATGCCGGGCCGCCACAACGTTTCCAACGCCACGGCGGCCATCGCCGTCGCCCAGCGCCTTGGCATTGCGCCCGAGGCGATCGCCAGGGGGCTGGCGGGCTTCGGGGGCGTCAAGCGCCGCTTCACCTTCACCGGAAGCTGGAACGGCGTGAACGTCTATGACGACTACGGCCACCACCCGGTGGAGATCAAGGCCGTGCTGCGCGCGGCGCGCGAAGCGTGCTCCGGCCGCATCATCGCCGTGCACCAGCCGCACCGCTACAGCCGCGTGGCGAGCCTCTTCGAGGAGTTCGCCGGCTGCTTCAACGACGCCGACACGGTCATGATCGCGCCGGTCTACGCGGCTGGCGAGGACCCGATCGAGGGCGTGTCGTCGGAAGAGATGGTTTCCCGCATCAAGTCCGCCGGGCACCGCGACGCGCGGTTCCTCGCCTCGCCGGAGGCGCTGGCGTCCATCGTGGCCGGCATTGCAAAGCCGGGCGACTTTGTGGTTCTCTTGGGGGCTGGAAACATCACGTACTGGGCGCAGACGCTGCCCAAGGAACTGACAGGCATTTCGGGTGAGGTGGCATGA
- the murB gene encoding UDP-N-acetylmuramate dehydrogenase: MRTVDGAKLLASLGEGIKEVRGRLTPDAPMDRVTWFRAGGLAELMFHPHDVEDLVTFLKLLPEEVPLTVTGVGSNLLVRDGGIPGVVIRLSAKGFGDVELAGENRIKAGGICPDKNIAAMALDHGIAGFEFYYGIPGSIGGALRMNAGANGGETKDLVVEVHAVDRKGDRHVLSNADMGYTYRHSAAPAGLIFTHAVFEGRAGDKDEIRAKMDAVRQHRETVQPIREKTGGSTFKNPEGHSAWKLIDEAGCRGLMIGGAQMSPMHCNFMINTGQATGYELEYLGETVRSRVLEHSGIVLQWEIKRLGNFMPGYEVKEFLGRATA, encoded by the coding sequence ATGAGGACGGTTGACGGTGCGAAACTACTGGCGTCGCTGGGCGAAGGGATCAAGGAGGTCCGCGGCCGTCTGACGCCGGATGCGCCGATGGACCGCGTGACGTGGTTCCGCGCCGGCGGCCTTGCCGAACTGATGTTCCATCCGCACGACGTCGAGGACCTCGTCACCTTCCTCAAGCTGCTGCCGGAAGAGGTGCCGCTGACGGTGACGGGCGTCGGCTCGAACCTCCTGGTGCGCGACGGCGGCATTCCGGGCGTCGTGATCCGCCTTTCGGCCAAGGGCTTCGGCGATGTCGAGCTTGCCGGCGAGAACCGCATCAAGGCGGGCGGCATCTGCCCGGACAAGAACATCGCCGCCATGGCGCTCGACCACGGCATTGCCGGCTTCGAGTTCTACTACGGCATTCCCGGCTCCATCGGCGGCGCGCTGCGCATGAATGCCGGCGCCAATGGCGGGGAGACGAAGGACCTCGTCGTCGAGGTCCATGCCGTCGACCGCAAGGGCGACAGGCATGTGCTCTCCAATGCCGACATGGGCTACACCTATCGCCATTCCGCCGCGCCTGCCGGCCTCATCTTCACCCATGCCGTCTTCGAAGGACGGGCGGGCGACAAGGACGAGATTCGCGCGAAGATGGACGCCGTGCGCCAGCACCGCGAGACGGTGCAGCCGATCCGCGAGAAGACCGGCGGCTCGACGTTCAAGAATCCCGAAGGGCATTCCGCCTGGAAGCTGATCGACGAGGCGGGCTGCCGCGGCCTGATGATCGGCGGCGCGCAGATGTCGCCGATGCATTGCAACTTCATGATCAATACGGGGCAGGCGACCGGCTACGAGCTGGAATATCTCGGCGAAACCGTGCGCAGCCGCGTGCTGGAACATTCCGGCATCGTGCTGCAATGGGAGATCAAGCGCCTCGGCAATTTCATGCCGGGCTACGAGGTCAAGGAATTCCTGGGCCGGGCGACGGCCTGA
- a CDS encoding MFS transporter, translating into MSETLSSGSPTAAHSNRAGLNSPARVLFASLVGTTIEFFDFYVYATAAVLVFPALFFPNSDPTTALLASFATFSIAFFARPLGAIVFGHYGDRIGRKTTLVAALLTMGISTVIIGLLPSYESIGVAAPLLLALCRFGQGFGLGGEWGGAVLLATENAPPGKRSWYGMFPQLGAPVGLFLSSGIFWLLLHFMSQDALLAWGWRIPFVASIVLIVVGLWVRLSITETPAFQKAIEKQERVEVPVVELFRGYKRSLVLGTFVALATFVLFYIGSAYLLSYNVKVLNLPFVEALEIQILGSVLFGIFIPIAGKLAERLGRREVLIATTVLIGIFSFLLPGLMTGGEAGIVVFAIVAMALMGMTYGLIGTALAAPFPTKVRYTGASITFNFAGIFGASLAPYIATWLQANYGMAYVGYYLGLSAVITLACILLSGKEEV; encoded by the coding sequence ATGAGTGAGACGCTCTCTTCCGGGTCGCCGACCGCAGCGCATTCCAACCGCGCCGGGCTCAATTCCCCGGCGCGCGTTCTTTTTGCAAGCCTGGTCGGAACGACCATCGAATTCTTCGATTTCTACGTTTACGCCACCGCCGCCGTGCTGGTCTTCCCGGCGCTGTTCTTCCCGAACAGCGATCCGACGACCGCCCTCCTCGCCTCCTTCGCGACCTTCTCCATCGCGTTCTTCGCCCGTCCGCTCGGCGCCATCGTCTTCGGGCACTACGGCGACCGCATCGGCCGCAAGACGACGCTCGTCGCCGCGCTTTTGACCATGGGCATCTCGACCGTGATCATCGGCCTCCTGCCCTCCTATGAATCGATCGGCGTCGCCGCGCCGCTGCTGCTCGCGCTGTGCCGGTTCGGCCAGGGCTTCGGCCTCGGCGGCGAATGGGGCGGCGCGGTGCTGCTGGCGACGGAAAACGCGCCTCCCGGCAAGCGGAGCTGGTACGGCATGTTCCCGCAGCTCGGCGCGCCCGTCGGCCTCTTCCTCTCCTCCGGCATCTTCTGGCTGCTGCTGCACTTCATGTCGCAGGACGCGCTGCTCGCCTGGGGCTGGCGCATTCCCTTCGTCGCGTCCATCGTGCTCATCGTCGTCGGCCTGTGGGTGCGCCTCTCCATCACCGAGACGCCGGCCTTCCAGAAGGCCATCGAGAAGCAGGAACGCGTGGAAGTGCCGGTCGTCGAACTCTTCCGCGGCTACAAGCGCAGCCTCGTGCTCGGCACCTTCGTGGCGCTCGCCACCTTCGTGCTGTTCTATATCGGCTCGGCCTACCTGTTGTCCTACAACGTCAAGGTCCTCAACCTGCCCTTCGTCGAGGCGCTGGAAATCCAGATCCTGGGATCGGTGCTCTTCGGCATCTTCATCCCGATCGCCGGCAAGCTCGCCGAGCGGCTCGGCCGTCGCGAGGTCCTGATCGCCACCACGGTGCTGATCGGCATCTTTTCGTTCCTCCTGCCGGGCCTGATGACCGGCGGCGAGGCCGGCATCGTCGTGTTCGCCATCGTCGCGATGGCGCTCATGGGCATGACCTACGGCCTGATCGGCACGGCCCTCGCCGCGCCCTTCCCCACGAAGGTGCGCTACACGGGCGCGTCGATCACCTTCAACTTCGCCGGCATCTTCGGCGCCTCGCTCGCGCCCTATATCGCCACCTGGCTGCAGGCGAACTACGGCATGGCCTATGTCGGCTACTATCTCGGCCTTTCGGCCGTCATCACGCTGGCCTGCATCCTGCTGTCGGGCAAGGAAGAGGTCTGA